One Peterkaempfera bronchialis DNA window includes the following coding sequences:
- a CDS encoding ribonucleoside-diphosphate reductase subunit alpha — MTIAAPAEAASALLDRDEPGTALLRILTDSSADLPQVDPGRVAAAALRGRHAGSDFAELRSLAVDAAAALIADDPQYSRLAARLLAREIADEAVGQGAVCFAASIEVGHREGLIGDATAAFVARHAAALDALIDPEGDDRFEYFGLRTVQSRYLLRHPITRQVIETPQHFLLRVACGLTVGEGEQSVAEVAEFYRLMSRLDYLPSSPTLFNSGTRHPQMSSCYLLDSPLDELDSIYNRYAQIARLSKHAGGIGLSYSRVRSRGSLIRGTNGKSNGIVPFLRTLDSSVAAVNQGGRRKGAACVYLETWHADIEEFLELRDNTGEEARRTHNLNLAHWIPDEFMRRVEADADWSLFSPSDVPELVDLWGADFDAAYAKAEQAGKAVRTIPARTLYSRMMRTLAQTGNGWMTFKDASNRAANQTALPGRTVHSSNLCTEILEVTDDSETAVCNLGSINLAAHLAENPSGLLDAMDWERLDATVRTAVTFLDRVVDINFYPTPEAGTSNARWRPVGLGAMGLQDVFFRLRLPFDSAEAKRLSTLIAERIMLAAYETSCDLAERLGRHAAYGETRAARGQLHVDHFADAAPHWTDRWNDLRARIAETGLRNSLLLAIAPTATIASIAGVYECIEPQVSNLFKRETLSGEFLQVNPYLVADLKARGLWTAATRDALRAANGSAQEIPGLPADLTALYRTAWELPQRALIDMAAARTPYLDQSQSLNLFMAAPTIGKLSSMYAYAWKSGLKTTYYLRSRPATRIAQAAAGTTAVIPAPTTEEQAAAVACSLENPESCEACQ; from the coding sequence TTGACCATCGCTGCCCCAGCAGAAGCTGCCTCAGCACTCCTGGACCGGGACGAACCCGGCACCGCGCTGCTGCGGATCCTCACCGACTCCAGTGCCGACCTTCCCCAGGTGGACCCCGGCCGGGTCGCCGCCGCCGCACTGCGCGGCCGGCACGCCGGATCCGACTTCGCCGAGCTGCGCTCCCTCGCCGTGGACGCCGCAGCCGCGCTGATCGCCGACGACCCGCAGTACTCCCGACTGGCCGCCCGGCTGCTCGCCCGGGAGATCGCCGACGAGGCCGTCGGCCAGGGCGCGGTCTGCTTCGCCGCCTCCATCGAGGTCGGCCACCGCGAGGGCCTGATCGGCGACGCCACCGCCGCCTTCGTCGCCCGGCACGCCGCCGCCCTGGACGCCCTGATCGACCCCGAGGGCGACGACCGCTTCGAGTACTTCGGCCTGCGTACCGTCCAGTCCCGCTATCTGCTGCGGCACCCGATCACCCGGCAGGTGATCGAGACCCCTCAGCACTTCCTGCTGCGGGTCGCCTGCGGGCTGACGGTCGGGGAGGGCGAGCAGTCGGTGGCGGAGGTCGCGGAGTTCTACCGGCTGATGAGCCGGCTGGACTACCTGCCCTCCTCCCCCACCCTCTTCAACTCCGGCACCCGGCACCCGCAGATGTCCTCCTGCTACCTGCTGGACTCCCCGCTGGACGAGCTGGACTCCATCTACAACCGCTACGCCCAGATCGCCCGGCTCTCCAAGCACGCCGGCGGCATCGGCCTCTCCTACAGCCGCGTCCGCTCCCGGGGCTCGCTGATCCGGGGCACCAACGGCAAGTCCAACGGCATCGTGCCGTTCCTGCGGACGCTGGACTCCTCGGTCGCCGCCGTCAACCAGGGCGGCCGGCGCAAGGGCGCCGCCTGCGTCTACCTGGAGACCTGGCACGCCGACATCGAGGAGTTCCTGGAGCTGCGCGACAACACCGGCGAGGAGGCCCGGCGCACCCACAACCTCAACCTGGCGCACTGGATCCCCGACGAGTTCATGCGCCGCGTCGAGGCCGACGCCGACTGGTCGCTCTTCTCCCCCTCCGACGTGCCCGAGCTGGTGGACCTCTGGGGCGCCGACTTCGACGCCGCGTACGCCAAGGCCGAGCAGGCGGGCAAGGCCGTCCGCACCATCCCCGCGCGCACCCTGTACTCCCGGATGATGCGCACCCTGGCGCAGACCGGCAACGGCTGGATGACCTTCAAGGACGCCTCCAACCGGGCCGCCAACCAGACCGCGCTGCCCGGCCGCACGGTGCACTCCTCCAACCTCTGCACCGAGATCCTGGAGGTCACGGACGACTCCGAGACCGCCGTCTGCAACCTCGGCTCCATCAACCTCGCGGCGCACCTCGCCGAGAACCCCAGCGGGCTGCTGGACGCGATGGACTGGGAGCGGCTGGACGCCACCGTGCGCACCGCCGTCACCTTCCTCGACCGCGTGGTGGACATCAACTTCTACCCGACCCCGGAGGCGGGCACCTCCAACGCCCGCTGGCGCCCCGTCGGCCTGGGCGCCATGGGCCTCCAGGACGTCTTCTTCCGGCTCCGGCTGCCCTTCGACTCCGCCGAGGCCAAGCGGCTCTCCACGCTGATCGCCGAGCGGATCATGCTGGCCGCGTACGAGACCTCCTGCGACCTGGCGGAGCGGCTCGGCCGGCACGCCGCGTACGGGGAGACCCGGGCCGCGCGCGGGCAGCTGCACGTCGACCACTTCGCCGACGCCGCCCCGCACTGGACCGACCGCTGGAACGACCTGCGCGCCCGCATCGCCGAGACCGGCCTGCGCAACTCGCTGCTGCTGGCCATCGCCCCGACCGCCACCATCGCCTCCATCGCGGGCGTCTATGAGTGCATCGAGCCGCAGGTCTCCAACCTCTTCAAGCGCGAGACGCTGAGCGGGGAGTTCCTCCAGGTCAACCCGTATCTGGTGGCCGACCTCAAGGCCCGCGGCCTGTGGACCGCCGCCACCCGCGACGCGCTGCGCGCCGCCAATGGCTCCGCCCAGGAGATCCCCGGCCTGCCCGCCGACCTGACGGCGCTCTACCGCACCGCGTGGGAGCTGCCGCAGCGCGCCCTGATCGACATGGCCGCCGCCCGCACGCCGTACCTGGACCAGAGCCAGTCGCTCAACCTCTTCATGGCGGCGCCCACCATCGGCAAGCTCAGCTCGATGTACGCCTACGCGTGGAAGTCCGGCCTGAAGACCACGTACTACCTGCGGTCCCGCCCCGCGACCAGGATCGCCCAGGCCGCCGCCGGCACCACCGCCGTCATCCCCGCCCCCACCACGGAGGAGCAGGCCGCCGCCGTCGCCTGCTCCCTGGAGAACCCCGAGTCCTGCGAGGCCTGCCAGTAA
- a CDS encoding GNAT family N-acetyltransferase, giving the protein MDIVVRTAHPEEFDQAGRITVDAFVGDGHTPAGGEYARRLLDTRTRAAEAELLVAVDPGAGGTLLGCVTFALPGTPWADIARPDEGEIRMLAVAQAARGRGAGEALVRAAMDRTRAHGLPRMAFSTEPGMRTAHRLYERLGFRRAPERDWTPVPGVDLWVYAAVL; this is encoded by the coding sequence ATGGACATCGTCGTACGGACCGCACACCCGGAGGAGTTCGACCAGGCGGGCCGGATCACGGTCGACGCCTTCGTCGGCGACGGCCACACCCCGGCGGGCGGCGAGTACGCCCGACGCCTCCTCGACACCCGCACCCGTGCCGCTGAGGCCGAACTCCTCGTCGCCGTCGACCCCGGCGCCGGAGGGACACTCCTCGGCTGCGTGACCTTCGCCCTCCCCGGCACCCCCTGGGCGGACATCGCCCGACCCGACGAGGGGGAGATCCGGATGCTGGCGGTGGCGCAGGCGGCGCGCGGCCGAGGCGCCGGCGAAGCCCTCGTCCGGGCGGCCATGGACCGGACCCGCGCACACGGGCTGCCGCGCATGGCGTTCTCCACCGAACCGGGCATGCGGACCGCCCACCGGCTGTACGAGCGACTGGGCTTCCGGCGGGCCCCGGAGCGCGACTGGACGCCCGTCCCCGGCGTCGACCTGTGGGTCTACGCGGCGGTTCTGTGA